One part of the Sphingopyxis sp. PAMC25046 genome encodes these proteins:
- a CDS encoding DUF4126 family protein has product MFRSFLLGAIAGARSMTPLAAVSDAAKQRILPANNGGLRALGHPIVAAGTKALAAGELAGDKMDSAPDRIVAPGIAARIVAGAIVGASIAPREQRMLAALLGVAGAVSAAFVTFDLRMRAIRRFGQKPTGLVEDALVLGATHFTMKGATLPRAQPVQASVPQPA; this is encoded by the coding sequence ATGTTCCGGTCCTTCCTGCTCGGCGCGATCGCCGGAGCCCGTTCGATGACGCCGCTCGCCGCGGTGAGCGATGCCGCGAAGCAGCGCATTCTGCCTGCGAACAATGGCGGGCTCCGCGCTCTGGGCCATCCGATCGTGGCGGCTGGGACCAAGGCGCTCGCCGCGGGAGAGCTGGCCGGCGACAAGATGGATTCCGCGCCCGATCGTATCGTCGCGCCGGGTATTGCAGCGCGGATCGTCGCGGGGGCGATCGTCGGCGCCTCGATCGCGCCGCGCGAACAGCGCATGCTCGCCGCGCTCCTCGGCGTTGCGGGAGCGGTAAGTGCGGCCTTTGTCACCTTCGATTTGCGCATGCGCGCGATCCGGCGCTTCGGTCAGAAGCCGACGGGGCTCGTCGAGGACGCGCTCGTGCTCGGTGCGACCCACTTCACTATGAAGGGGGCCACCCTTCCTCGCGCGCAGCCCGTGCAAGCGTCCGTGCCGCAACCTGCCTGA
- a CDS encoding YetF domain-containing protein → MLGGSWDDIGRVLFMGVTAYFALVLFLRVSGNRTLAKFSAFDLVVTVALGSTLATILLSRDVSLAEGVAAFAILILLQFLIAKLSVRTSIVERLVRADARVLLIDGILDTEALRRERITREDIMSAIRSAGLGDVEAVAAVVLETDGSLSVIAKDRAITRSALPGQRDRT, encoded by the coding sequence ATGCTGGGCGGTAGCTGGGACGATATAGGACGCGTGCTGTTCATGGGCGTTACGGCCTATTTTGCTCTCGTGCTCTTCCTTCGAGTGAGCGGCAATCGAACGCTGGCAAAGTTCAGCGCCTTCGATCTCGTGGTCACCGTCGCGTTGGGCTCCACGCTCGCCACGATCCTTCTCAGCCGCGACGTGTCGCTGGCAGAAGGTGTCGCCGCATTTGCGATACTGATCCTGCTGCAGTTTCTCATAGCAAAATTGAGTGTGCGCACCTCCATCGTCGAGCGACTGGTTCGCGCGGATGCGCGCGTCCTCCTGATCGACGGCATTCTCGATACCGAAGCATTGCGCCGCGAACGGATAACTCGGGAGGATATCATGAGCGCGATCAGAAGCGCGGGCCTCGGAGACGTCGAGGCGGTCGCCGCCGTGGTACTCGAAACGGACGGCAGCCTCAGCGTCATCGCCAAGGACCGGGCAATCACACGGTCCGCTTTGCCCGGCCAGCGAGACCGGACGTGA
- a CDS encoding YihY/virulence factor BrkB family protein → MSGQISPTDSLPFHTEMGVPAVSPVERERGADAADPADYSLRSYREIARRAWIKNSEHNLSLLAAGVAFYAFLSFVPLLAAVIMAYGLIADASAVSRHMTMILDLVPVDAARLINQQLTDLTQAAAGKKGLALVVAMAVSLYGASRASGAMISSLNIVYEEEDRRSYIRWSLLAAALAGGAILLGVSGLFAASMLGTAETWIRAMGPLAASALRVFSWAIAAAICVLMFAIIYRFAPNRADARWQWLSLGSVLATLMWLAATGGFGLYAARFGDYDATYGSLGAVVVLLMWLYLSAYSVLLGGLINAEMERQTARDTTTGTPRPMGRRGAVVADTSAALD, encoded by the coding sequence ATGAGCGGGCAAATCTCGCCCACGGATAGCTTGCCGTTCCATACGGAGATGGGAGTGCCGGCGGTTTCGCCGGTTGAACGCGAGCGCGGCGCGGATGCTGCTGACCCTGCCGATTATTCGTTGAGAAGCTATCGCGAGATCGCACGGCGGGCGTGGATAAAGAACAGCGAGCATAATCTGAGCCTGCTCGCTGCGGGCGTCGCCTTCTACGCCTTCCTGTCCTTCGTACCGCTCCTCGCGGCCGTGATCATGGCTTACGGCCTGATTGCCGATGCGAGCGCGGTGTCCCGGCACATGACCATGATTCTCGATCTTGTTCCGGTCGACGCGGCGCGCCTCATCAATCAGCAGTTGACCGATCTCACCCAAGCCGCCGCCGGTAAAAAGGGCCTTGCTCTGGTCGTCGCCATGGCCGTTTCGCTATATGGTGCCTCTCGCGCCTCGGGCGCGATGATCAGCTCCCTTAATATCGTCTACGAGGAAGAAGACCGGCGAAGCTATATCCGCTGGTCGCTACTCGCGGCCGCGCTGGCGGGCGGCGCGATCCTTCTTGGAGTCTCCGGATTGTTCGCGGCATCGATGCTCGGTACTGCCGAGACTTGGATACGTGCGATGGGCCCGCTCGCGGCCAGCGCGTTGCGGGTCTTCAGCTGGGCGATAGCGGCGGCGATATGCGTCCTGATGTTCGCGATCATTTACCGGTTCGCGCCCAATCGCGCCGACGCGCGCTGGCAATGGCTGAGTCTGGGGTCGGTCCTGGCCACCCTCATGTGGCTGGCAGCCACAGGCGGCTTTGGCCTCTATGCTGCGCGCTTCGGTGACTATGACGCGACCTACGGGTCGCTGGGCGCCGTCGTCGTGCTTCTGATGTGGTTGTATCTTTCGGCCTATTCCGTGCTCCTCGGCGGCCTCATCAATGCCGAGATGGAGCGCCAGACGGCACGGGATACGACGACCGGCACGCCCCGTCCGATGGGGCGCCGCGGGGCGGTCGTGGCAGATACGAGCGCGGCGCTCGATTGA
- a CDS encoding zinc-dependent alcohol dehydrogenase, with translation MRAVTWQGRHKISVETVPDPEIVNPRDIILKVTSTAICGSDLHLYDGYIPGMRAGDIVGHEFMGEVVEVGAQSTLKKGQRVVVPFTISCGQCFFCEKRQYSACDNANPSETRDASELLMGHAMGAAFGYAHLTGGYAGGQADYVRVPYSDVGPVIIPDDLPDDDVLFLSDILPTGWHAAVNADIEPGDTVAVWGCGPVGLFTIQSALLLGAGRVIAIDHFPARLALARNMGADILDYTQVDIREALNEMTGGIGPDACIDCVGMESHGFTPDNILDQVKAQFYSVTERPHALRQAILACRKGGRLSIPGVYGGFADKFPLGQLMEKALTVKSGQTPVQKYTGELLKMIQEGKFDTTSLVSHRAPLEDAAEMYRHWHGEQNDYTKIILKPGLAKGAIQAKSEMEHA, from the coding sequence ATGCGAGCAGTCACCTGGCAGGGCCGCCACAAGATCAGCGTCGAAACGGTCCCCGATCCCGAAATCGTCAATCCGCGCGATATCATCCTGAAGGTCACATCGACCGCAATCTGCGGATCGGATCTTCACCTTTACGACGGATATATTCCCGGCATGCGAGCGGGCGACATCGTCGGGCATGAATTCATGGGCGAGGTGGTCGAGGTCGGAGCGCAATCGACGCTGAAGAAGGGCCAGCGCGTCGTCGTCCCCTTCACGATCAGCTGCGGCCAATGCTTCTTTTGCGAGAAGCGGCAATATAGCGCCTGCGACAACGCCAACCCCTCCGAGACGCGCGATGCCTCCGAACTGCTGATGGGTCATGCGATGGGCGCCGCCTTCGGCTACGCCCATCTGACCGGCGGCTATGCCGGCGGCCAGGCCGACTATGTGCGCGTGCCTTATTCGGACGTCGGTCCGGTCATCATCCCCGACGATCTGCCCGACGATGATGTGCTGTTCCTGTCGGACATCCTGCCCACCGGCTGGCACGCCGCGGTCAATGCCGACATCGAACCCGGCGACACCGTCGCGGTGTGGGGCTGCGGCCCGGTCGGGCTGTTCACGATCCAGTCGGCGCTGTTGCTCGGCGCGGGGCGCGTAATCGCGATCGATCATTTCCCGGCGCGGCTCGCACTGGCGCGCAACATGGGCGCCGACATTCTCGACTACACCCAGGTCGACATCCGCGAGGCGCTGAACGAAATGACGGGCGGCATCGGACCGGATGCCTGTATCGACTGCGTCGGCATGGAGAGCCATGGCTTCACCCCCGACAATATCCTCGATCAGGTGAAGGCGCAGTTCTATTCGGTTACCGAGCGGCCGCACGCGCTGCGCCAGGCGATCCTAGCATGCCGCAAGGGCGGGCGGCTCTCTATTCCGGGGGTCTATGGCGGCTTTGCCGACAAATTTCCGCTCGGTCAGCTGATGGAGAAGGCACTCACCGTGAAGAGCGGCCAGACCCCGGTCCAGAAATACACAGGCGAGCTATTGAAGATGATCCAGGAAGGGAAATTCGACACGACCTCGCTCGTCTCGCACCGCGCGCCGCTCGAGGATGCCGCCGAAATGTACCGTCACTGGCACGGCGAGCAGAACGACTACACCAAGATCATCCTGAAGCCCGGCCTCGCGAAGGGCGCCATACAAGCCAAATCGGAGATGGAACATGCCTGA
- a CDS encoding SRPBCC family protein: MSSLTDRLSDIADGLFTTRPSRRASPDPLTLAAVGAGLAATGIGLALWRRSRKRRAADAAIATDAPHWTLDKRSKRALFGKSVLINRPRDELFAAWKVERFPDFMENVVAVEALGGGTARWTIKAPLGREVHLVNSITKSVEGESISWQSEPESEIANSGEVRFADAPAGRGTYVTLILAYDPPAGEVGRLGARLLQREPEVQARRDLHRFKQLMETGEVTSNASPSARSSESPTEPHI, encoded by the coding sequence ATGTCCAGCCTGACCGACCGCCTGTCCGATATTGCAGATGGCCTATTTACCACTCGCCCGTCCCGACGCGCCTCTCCCGATCCCCTCACGCTCGCCGCCGTCGGAGCGGGGCTTGCGGCGACGGGCATCGGGCTCGCTCTCTGGCGGCGCAGCCGGAAGAGAAGGGCGGCGGACGCCGCGATCGCCACCGACGCGCCGCACTGGACGCTCGACAAGCGGTCGAAACGCGCGCTGTTCGGCAAATCCGTCCTTATCAACCGTCCCCGCGACGAATTGTTTGCGGCATGGAAGGTCGAACGTTTCCCCGACTTCATGGAGAATGTCGTCGCGGTCGAAGCGCTCGGCGGTGGCACCGCGCGTTGGACGATCAAGGCGCCGCTCGGCCGCGAGGTTCATCTCGTGAACAGCATCACCAAAAGTGTCGAAGGAGAATCGATCAGCTGGCAAAGCGAGCCCGAGAGCGAGATCGCCAACAGCGGCGAGGTCCGCTTCGCCGATGCGCCCGCCGGTCGCGGCACCTATGTCACCCTGATCCTCGCCTATGATCCGCCTGCGGGCGAGGTCGGGCGCCTCGGCGCAAGGCTGCTTCAGCGCGAGCCCGAGGTGCAGGCGCGCCGCGATCTTCATCGCTTCAAGCAGCTGATGGAGACCGGCGAGGTCACCAGCAACGCGTCGCCTTCGGCGCGCTCGTCCGAGTCCCCCACCGAGCCCCATATCTGA
- the xth gene encoding exodeoxyribonuclease III produces MKIASYNLNGIGGRLPILLQWLALAEPDIVCLQELKAPQEKFPENAIRDAGYDVVWHGQSRWNGVALLSRVGKIHETRRGLPGDPADEQSRYIEAAIGGTLVAGLYLPNGNPAPGPKFDYKMRWMARLDAHLETLFDLEAPVVACGDFNVIPTDLDVYKPENWKGDALFAPEAKAAYRRLLDRGWTDAIRHLHPDERLYSFWAYWRRSFERDAGIRIDHMLLNKAARETLKAAGVDRRPRGWEKTSDHAPVWIELDAAPAGSTKTKRRR; encoded by the coding sequence ATGAAGATCGCCAGCTATAATCTGAACGGGATCGGCGGCCGCTTGCCGATCCTCCTCCAGTGGCTTGCGCTCGCCGAGCCCGACATCGTCTGCCTGCAGGAGTTGAAGGCGCCGCAGGAAAAATTCCCTGAGAATGCGATCCGCGACGCGGGCTATGATGTCGTCTGGCACGGCCAGAGCCGGTGGAACGGGGTCGCCCTGCTGTCGCGCGTCGGCAAAATCCACGAGACGCGCCGCGGCCTTCCCGGCGATCCGGCGGACGAGCAGAGCCGCTACATCGAAGCCGCGATCGGCGGCACCCTCGTGGCGGGCCTTTATCTGCCGAACGGCAATCCCGCGCCCGGCCCCAAATTCGATTACAAGATGAGGTGGATGGCGCGCCTCGACGCGCATCTCGAGACGCTCTTCGATCTCGAGGCCCCCGTTGTCGCCTGCGGCGATTTCAACGTCATCCCCACCGATCTCGATGTCTACAAGCCCGAGAACTGGAAGGGCGACGCGCTCTTCGCACCCGAAGCGAAGGCCGCCTATCGGCGTCTTCTCGACCGGGGCTGGACCGACGCCATACGCCATCTCCACCCCGACGAGCGCCTCTACAGCTTCTGGGCTTATTGGCGTCGATCGTTCGAGCGCGATGCGGGCATTCGCATCGACCATATGCTGCTGAACAAGGCGGCGCGGGAGACACTCAAGGCGGCCGGCGTCGATCGCCGCCCGCGCGGCTGGGAGAAGACGAGCGATCATGCACCGGTGTGGATCGAGCTCGACGCGGCGCCGGCAGGATCGACAAAAACAAAGAGGCGACGATGA
- a CDS encoding SDR family NAD(P)-dependent oxidoreductase: protein MPERKLALVTGASSGIGREIAKLASADGYDLIVAADEPFVDAAIGLGESGVEVQSVEADLSTSAGVEELLAAASGRSIDVLVANAGHGLGQGFLDQEVAAWRHVIDTNINGTLLLLQPVLQQMVARREGKVLITGSIAGHLAGSFQAVYNGTKAFIDSFAAAIGNELKDSGVTITCLKPGATETNFFARAGMLDTKVGQADKDDPAAVAKTGWEAMKNGEHSVVHGLKNKAQVLASGVLSEATTAEMHRKQAEPGSGNA from the coding sequence ATGCCTGAGCGCAAACTCGCCCTCGTCACGGGCGCCTCGAGCGGCATCGGCCGCGAAATCGCCAAACTTGCCTCGGCGGATGGTTATGACCTGATCGTCGCCGCCGACGAGCCCTTCGTCGACGCGGCCATCGGACTTGGCGAAAGCGGCGTCGAGGTGCAGTCGGTCGAGGCCGATCTTTCGACATCGGCCGGCGTCGAAGAGCTGCTTGCTGCCGCCTCGGGTCGCTCGATCGATGTGCTGGTTGCCAATGCGGGTCATGGCCTCGGCCAAGGCTTCCTCGATCAGGAGGTTGCGGCATGGCGCCATGTGATCGACACCAATATCAACGGCACCCTGCTTCTGCTTCAGCCGGTCCTGCAGCAGATGGTGGCGCGGCGCGAGGGCAAGGTGCTGATTACCGGCTCGATCGCCGGACATCTCGCAGGCTCGTTCCAGGCGGTCTACAACGGGACCAAGGCCTTCATCGACAGTTTCGCCGCCGCGATCGGTAATGAATTGAAGGACAGCGGCGTCACGATCACTTGTCTGAAGCCCGGGGCGACCGAGACCAATTTCTTCGCGCGCGCGGGCATGCTCGATACCAAGGTCGGTCAAGCCGATAAGGACGACCCCGCCGCGGTCGCAAAGACCGGTTGGGAAGCAATGAAGAATGGTGAGCATTCGGTCGTGCACGGTCTCAAGAACAAGGCGCAGGTGCTGGCGTCCGGCGTGCTGAGCGAAGCGACCACCGCGGAGATGCACCGCAAGCAGGCCGAACCTGGATCCGGCAACGCGTAA
- a CDS encoding protein-L-isoaspartate(D-aspartate) O-methyltransferase, translated as MAGKKDRREAMVDYQVAARGVRDPHVLNAMREVPRERFVPEPLAEFAYEDTPLPIEAGQTISQPYIVALMLEAAEIQPEDRVLEIGVGSGYAAAVMSRIARRVHAIDRHEELTNLARSRMADLGYDNVVIRSGDGTQGWPENAPFDVILVAAGGPAVPEPLREQLALGGRLVIPVGDAGEQRLMRLTRIDEESFVEDDLGAVRFVPLVGAHGWTNAGRTATHGGGSEDERTVKVVAAHAEALPGIDHPDFAKFVDRFAGARIVLLGEASHGTSEFYRARAAITRRLVEGHGFTIVAVEADWPDAAAIDRHVRGRPTRAPEPPFQRFPTWMWRNEEVAAFIGWLRDHNAKREPVAQTGFYGLDLYNLTASIEAVLSYLDRVDPEAAGIARERYACLAPYGSDPASYGRMAISEGYARCEAAVIDQLRDLFGNARDYAASDGDDFLDAAQNARLIANAEAYYRAMFYGAAESWNLRDKHMAETLELLLAAKGESAKAVVWAHNSHIGDARATDMGRIRGELNLGQLCREAHGDRARLIGFGTHDGTVAAATDWGGAMEINQVKPSLPGSYERLFHDTEIERFFLDLREGVHPDLRSALRAERLERFIGVIYRSDTERWSHYANAALAKQYDGWIWFDHTEAVQALPAHSAQGEKDLFPSGQ; from the coding sequence ATGGCGGGCAAGAAGGATCGCCGCGAAGCGATGGTCGACTATCAGGTCGCCGCGCGCGGCGTCCGCGACCCGCATGTACTGAACGCAATGCGCGAGGTGCCGCGCGAGCGCTTCGTTCCCGAGCCGCTCGCCGAATTCGCCTATGAGGATACACCGCTGCCGATCGAGGCGGGACAGACTATCTCGCAGCCCTATATCGTCGCTCTGATGCTCGAGGCGGCCGAAATCCAGCCCGAGGATCGCGTCCTCGAGATCGGCGTGGGCTCGGGATATGCCGCCGCCGTGATGAGCCGCATCGCCCGCCGGGTCCATGCGATCGACCGGCACGAGGAACTCACCAATCTCGCGCGCAGCCGCATGGCCGATCTGGGTTATGACAATGTCGTGATCCGCTCGGGGGACGGCACGCAGGGATGGCCTGAAAATGCCCCGTTCGACGTCATTCTCGTCGCCGCCGGCGGGCCGGCGGTACCCGAGCCGCTTCGCGAGCAGCTCGCGCTCGGCGGGCGCCTTGTCATCCCCGTCGGCGACGCCGGGGAGCAGCGGCTGATGCGCCTGACCCGCATCGACGAGGAAAGTTTCGTCGAAGACGATCTCGGCGCGGTCCGTTTCGTGCCCCTCGTCGGGGCACACGGATGGACGAATGCCGGACGTACGGCGACGCATGGCGGCGGCAGCGAAGACGAGCGGACGGTGAAAGTCGTCGCGGCGCACGCCGAGGCCTTGCCTGGAATCGACCATCCCGACTTCGCGAAATTCGTCGACCGCTTCGCGGGCGCGCGGATCGTCCTGCTCGGCGAAGCGAGCCACGGGACTTCGGAATTTTATCGCGCCCGCGCGGCGATCACGCGCCGCCTCGTCGAGGGGCACGGCTTTACCATCGTAGCGGTCGAAGCCGACTGGCCCGATGCCGCGGCGATCGACCGCCATGTCCGCGGTCGTCCGACGCGCGCGCCCGAGCCGCCCTTCCAGCGCTTTCCCACCTGGATGTGGCGCAACGAAGAGGTTGCCGCCTTCATAGGCTGGCTACGCGACCATAATGCGAAGCGGGAGCCAGTGGCGCAGACGGGCTTCTACGGCCTCGATCTTTATAATCTCACCGCTTCAATCGAGGCGGTGCTTTCCTATCTCGACAGGGTCGACCCCGAAGCCGCCGGCATCGCCCGCGAGCGTTACGCCTGCCTGGCGCCGTACGGCAGCGATCCTGCCAGTTACGGCCGCATGGCGATCAGCGAAGGCTATGCCCGCTGCGAAGCGGCGGTGATCGATCAGCTTCGCGACCTTTTCGGGAACGCGCGCGACTATGCGGCATCGGATGGCGACGATTTCCTCGACGCGGCGCAGAATGCGCGCCTCATTGCCAATGCCGAGGCCTATTACCGCGCGATGTTTTATGGCGCCGCCGAGAGCTGGAACCTGCGCGACAAACATATGGCCGAGACGCTCGAGCTGCTGCTCGCGGCGAAGGGCGAGAGCGCCAAGGCCGTGGTGTGGGCGCACAACAGCCATATAGGCGATGCGCGCGCGACCGACATGGGCCGCATCCGCGGCGAACTCAACCTCGGCCAGCTGTGCCGCGAAGCGCATGGCGACCGCGCGCGGCTGATCGGCTTCGGCACCCATGACGGGACCGTCGCCGCCGCGACCGACTGGGGCGGCGCAATGGAAATCAATCAGGTCAAACCATCGCTGCCGGGCAGCTACGAACGTCTGTTCCACGACACCGAGATCGAGCGTTTTTTCCTCGACTTGCGCGAAGGTGTCCATCCCGATCTCAGGTCGGCGCTGCGGGCGGAGCGTCTCGAACGCTTCATCGGCGTGATCTATCGGTCCGACACCGAGCGCTGGAGCCATTATGCGAACGCCGCGCTCGCGAAGCAATATGACGGATGGATTTGGTTCGACCACACCGAGGCGGTGCAGGCGCTTCCCGCTCACTCCGCCCAGGGCGAAAAGGATCTCTTTCCATCGGGCCAATAG
- a CDS encoding DUF305 domain-containing protein → MNQLVYGWDHALFSLTRLISSFVMGCVMVAVMLAFMWPMYRPRVAKLSVLAVAVVGGAALLAVNRGQLLIDDSSFMKAMIPHHSIAINNARKADIRDPRVRYLADRIIRDQVKEIAEMKMLLADIRRHGRRADAALQPGSAELTPEGVAEARGLVSGKLLAEEPL, encoded by the coding sequence ATGAACCAGCTCGTCTACGGTTGGGACCATGCGCTGTTCAGCTTGACGCGCCTGATTTCGTCATTCGTGATGGGCTGCGTCATGGTGGCCGTCATGCTTGCGTTCATGTGGCCGATGTATCGACCGCGGGTGGCGAAGCTGTCGGTTCTCGCGGTCGCGGTTGTCGGGGGCGCGGCCTTGCTCGCGGTGAACCGTGGTCAGCTTCTGATCGACGATTCCTCATTTATGAAGGCGATGATCCCGCACCACTCGATTGCGATCAACAATGCCCGAAAGGCCGATATTCGCGACCCCCGCGTACGATATCTGGCTGACCGGATTATCCGCGATCAGGTCAAGGAAATCGCCGAGATGAAGATGCTTCTCGCCGACATCCGGCGGCATGGCCGACGGGCCGATGCAGCTCTCCAGCCGGGCTCTGCTGAGCTGACCCCCGAAGGAGTAGCCGAGGCGCGCGGCTTGGTTAGCGGCAAATTGCTTGCGGAGGAGCCGCTTTGA
- a CDS encoding cupin yields MKTETLQLEQKGWVPNNPRLPVLIYRGAVEAEGKKAAETFETRFADHGWPPQWRGSVYDYDHYHSTTHEALGVFAGSATLRLGGPDGELVDVIAGDALVLPVGTGHSCAHASGDFAVVGAYPEGSEWDICTEAPSEEAFQRMRDLPPPARDPVTGGAVFPRTGEAP; encoded by the coding sequence ATGAAAACCGAAACCCTTCAGCTCGAACAGAAAGGCTGGGTGCCCAACAATCCCCGGCTTCCCGTCCTGATCTACCGCGGCGCGGTCGAGGCCGAAGGCAAGAAGGCAGCCGAGACCTTCGAGACGCGCTTCGCCGATCATGGCTGGCCGCCGCAATGGCGCGGCAGCGTCTATGATTATGACCATTATCATTCAACGACGCACGAAGCGCTCGGCGTCTTCGCCGGCAGCGCAACGCTTCGTCTCGGCGGTCCCGACGGCGAACTCGTCGACGTCATCGCGGGCGACGCGCTCGTCCTTCCCGTCGGCACGGGCCACAGCTGCGCGCACGCGAGCGGCGATTTCGCGGTCGTCGGCGCTTATCCCGAAGGGTCCGAGTGGGACATTTGCACCGAGGCCCCGAGCGAAGAAGCATTCCAACGCATGCGCGATCTGCCCCCGCCCGCCCGCGATCCGGTGACCGGAGGCGCCGTCTTCCCGCGGACAGGGGAAGCTCCCTGA
- a CDS encoding DUF202 domain-containing protein has translation MKKRTSLAEDRTDLAEDRTVLAHERSFAGWVRTGMAAVGIGLGFGALFRTAAPDWLPKAIATIFLLVAIFIFVSAEYRARTLIDRLEPHKVRSLKPMRIRTLSAALVGATSALCITLWIA, from the coding sequence GTGAAAAAGCGGACGTCGCTGGCGGAGGACCGGACGGATTTGGCCGAAGACCGGACCGTTCTCGCTCACGAACGGAGTTTTGCCGGGTGGGTTCGCACCGGGATGGCGGCCGTCGGGATCGGTCTCGGCTTCGGCGCGCTGTTTCGGACTGCAGCCCCGGATTGGCTTCCCAAGGCGATCGCCACCATCTTTCTGCTCGTCGCAATCTTCATCTTCGTGTCCGCCGAGTATCGCGCGCGAACATTGATCGACCGCCTGGAGCCGCACAAGGTCCGAAGCCTCAAGCCGATGCGAATTCGCACTCTTTCCGCCGCGCTGGTCGGCGCAACATCTGCTCTTTGCATCACCCTTTGGATCGCCTGA
- a CDS encoding plasmid stabilization protein, which produces MPRGDKSSYTDKQKRKAEHIEEGYEKRGVSKKEAESRAWATVNKESGGGNKSGSGRGKKDTHESSRKGGRKGGSSQSHADRSAAAKKGWETRRRRNKD; this is translated from the coding sequence ATGCCCCGCGGCGACAAGTCCAGCTATACCGACAAGCAGAAGCGCAAGGCCGAGCATATCGAGGAAGGCTATGAAAAGCGCGGCGTGAGCAAGAAAGAGGCCGAGAGCCGCGCCTGGGCCACGGTGAACAAGGAATCGGGCGGCGGCAACAAGTCGGGCTCGGGCCGCGGCAAGAAGGATACACATGAGTCCTCGCGCAAGGGCGGCCGCAAGGGCGGATCGAGCCAGAGTCACGCCGATCGCTCGGCCGCCGCGAAGAAGGGCTGGGAGACGCGCCGGCGCCGGAACAAGGACTGA